A single region of the Ptychodera flava strain L36383 chromosome 9, AS_Pfla_20210202, whole genome shotgun sequence genome encodes:
- the LOC139140358 gene encoding uncharacterized protein codes for MVSNGKTYTLSLCVLLATSPFFKPVSSTTCAINQAHPATDPGNSHVCPDNLPDGTPNDFNNCCWNDRPDADGNYHSCCQDDSARAAAQMNMLVVVMVPIGSVLGVLFALVVVWTYCRDDTVKFLKPIRKRLRRWWDIFNDAICFCTCCPKRCRRNMKKDDVPTQTQPDVLDPTQEAIDPFWM; via the exons ATGGTGTCCAATGGAAAAACGTACACTCTATCACTTTGTGTACTGCTCGCGACGTCGCCATTTTTCAAACCAG TTTCTTCAACCACATGTGCCATTAATCAAGCTCACCCGGCCACTGACCCAGGAAACTCGCATGTTTGTCCCGACAATCTCCCAGACGGAACCCCAAACGATTTCAATAACTGCTGTTGGAATGACAGACCAGATGCCGACGGCAATTATCACTCCTGTTGCCAGGACGACTCCGCCAGAGCCGCAGCACA AATGAACATGTTGGTGGTTGTTATGGTACCAATCGGTTCAGTGCTTGGTGTTCTCTTCGCATTGGTTGTGGTGTGGACCTACTGCCGCGATGACACGGTGAAGTTCCTCAAACCGATCAGAAAGAGGTTGCGTCGATGGTGGGATATCTTCAACGACGCCATATGTTTCTGCACGTGTTGTCCCAA GAGGTGTCGTCGAAATATGAAGAAAGACGACGTTCCGACCCAGACCCAACCCGATGTACTGGATCCCACACAAGAAGCAATTGACCCCTTCTGGATGTGA